A region from the Gavia stellata isolate bGavSte3 chromosome 12, bGavSte3.hap2, whole genome shotgun sequence genome encodes:
- the XPC gene encoding DNA repair protein complementing XP-C cells produces MDEDNTDNDDDGESEDEWEDVEELQEPATVKLEEAAVLPAVVLPSNPVEIEIETPEQVKKRERREKRKAEFEMYLRRMMKRFSKEVREDTHKVHLLCLLANGFYRNRICSQPDLHAIGLSIIPTHFTRVSAGQVDLLYLSNLVKWFVGTFTVNDELTTEKGEPLQSTLERRFAIYAARDDEELVHIFLIILRALQLLCRLVMSFQPIPLKETRAKGKSSSKRQSLSGTSEGRESSATTPKAVAKKCPCRKAKQDEKSSESEQENKEPKKHKTAQTKRTRKSKLTTGSQEQKQSSNEENSLVEKDMPVRPKNDRRRRVASKVCYKEESGSDDGSVSDFEVSEEESPLSDEDFETVSKRQRSSVGSQKSKVMAIKSPKTETSESRLSKNSYGADPRSAKSTVPALPHAQRKRNKIISSDEDDGQQEVRKVMGTDQWLEVFLEREDKWFQVKLQDQPLPTAIGEYKNHPLYALKRHLLKYQAIYPESAAVLGYCRGEAVYSRDCVHTLHSKDTWLKQARVVRIGEVPYKMVKGFSNQARKARLAEPANRDKEDLALFGRWQTEEYQPPVAVDGKVPRNEYGNVYLFLPSMLPIGCVQLRLPNLNRLARKLDIDCAQAITGFDFHGGYSHPVTDGYVVCEEYKEVLIAAWENEQAEIEKKEKEKREKRALANWKLLTKGLLIRERLKQRYSVKTEPSAPETEKGAGFSSDEEEGPSSETAVGNAAMFWPQNRQLEKKKEEKTTRKSKREKKEAAAQLFPFEKL; encoded by the exons ATGGATGAAGACAATACTGACAACGATGATGATGGTGAAAGTGAAGATGAATGGGAGGACGTGGAAG aactCCAGGAACCTGCCACAGTTAAGTTAGAAGAAGCTGCTGTTCTTCCGGCAGTGGTGCTGCCAAGCAATCCTGTGGAGATAGAGATTGAAACCCCAGAGCAggtgaagaaaagagagaggcg agaaaaaaggaaagccgAGTTTGAGATGTATCTTCGGAGAATGATGAAACGTTTCAGCAAGGAGGTTCGTGAGGACACACATAAG GTTCACCTCTTGTGTTTATTAGCAAATGGTTTCTATAGGAACAGGATCTGCAGCCAGCCAGACCTTCATGCCATTGGTCTATCCATCATCCCCACCCACTTCACAAGAGTGTCTGCAGGCCAAGTGGACCTTCTCTACCTTTCCAACTTGGTGAAATG GTTTGTTGGAACCTTTACTGTCAATGATGAGCTTACCACTGAAAAAGGAGAGCCCCTTCAGTCGACCTTGGAGAGGCGGTTTGCCATCTATGCTGCACGAGATGATGAAGAGTTGGTTCAT atatttttaattattctgcGAGCATTGCAGCTGCTGTGTCGCCTTGTGATGTCTTTTCAGCCTATTCCTCTCAAGGAGACAAGAGCAAAG GGGAAAAGCTCATCCAAGAGGCAGTCTCTCAGCGGTACCTCTGAGGGGCGGGAGAGCTCTGCCACAACACCCAAAGCTGTGGCAAAAAAATGCCCCTGCAGAAAAGCCAAACAGGATGAAAAATCCTCAGAGAGCGAACAAGAGAACAAGGAgccaaagaaacacaaaactgcTCAGACCAAAAGGACACGCAAGTCAAAGTTGACTACAGGCAGCCAGGAACAGAAGCAATCTAGTAATGAAGAGAACAGTTTAGTAGAAAAAGATATGCCAGTCAGGCCCAAGAATGATCGCCGGAGACGAGTGGCCTCCAAAGTGTGTTACAAAGAAGAGAGTGGGAGTGATGACGGCAGTGTTTCGGACTTTGAGGTTTCAGAGGAGGAGAGTCCTCTCTCCGATGAGGATTTTGAAACTGTGTCTAAAAGGCAGAGGAGCTCAGTGGGCTCCCAGAAGTCAAAGGTAATGGCTATAAAAAGCCCAAAAACTGAGACTTCAGAATCAAGGCTATCAAAAAATTCATATGGAGCTGACCCTAGGTCAGCAAAAAGCACGGTGCCAGCCTTGCCTCATGcccagagaaagagaaacaaaataatttctagtgATGAGGATGATGGACAGCAGGAGGTAAGGAAAGTGATGGGCACAGACCAGTGGCTGGAGGTTTTCCTTGAACGTGAGGACAAGTGG TTTCAAGTTAAGCTTCAAGATCAGCCTCTACCAACAGCAATTGGAGAGTACAAAAACCACCCTCTTTATGCACTGAAGAGGCACCTCTTGAAATACCAGGCGATCTATCCTGAGTCAGCTGCTGTCCTAGGGTACTGCAGGGGAGAGGCTGTCTACTCCAG AGACTGCGTACACACGCTGCACTCCAAGGACACTTGGCTAAAGCAGGCTCGAGTGGTGAGGATTGGAGAAGTGCCTTACAAG ATGGTGAAAGGATTTTCCAACCAGGCAAGGAAGGCACGCCTTGCAGAGCCTGCAAACCGGGACAAAGAGGACCTGGCACTGTTTGGTCGCTGGCAGACAGAGGAGTATCAGCCGCCTGTAGCAGTGGATGGAAAG GTTCCTCGGAATGAATATGGAAATGTCTATCTCTTCCTGCCATCCATGTTACCCATTGGCTGTGTGCAACTGAGACTCCCAAATCTGAACAGACTGGCGCGGAAGTTGGACATTGACTGCGCTCAAGCCATCACTGGATTTGATTTTCATGGCGGCTACTCGCACCCAGT TACCGATGGCTATGTTGTCTGTGAGGAGTATAAAGAGGTCCTCATTGCTGCCTGGGAGAATGAAcaagcagaaatagaaaagaaggagaaggag AAGCGTGAGAAAAGAGCTCTGGCGAATTGGAAGCTGCTGACAAAAGGACTTCTCATCAGAGAGAGACTGAAGCAACGCTACTCCGTCAAG ACTGAGCCATCAGCACCTGAGACAGAGAAAGGAGCAGGATTCTCTTCTGATGAAGAAGAAGGTCCAAGTTCAGAGACTGCAGTAGGGAATGCGGCCATGTTTTGGCCCCAAAATCGCcagttagagaaaaaaaaagaagagaagacaacCAGAAAGAGCAAGcgagaaaagaaagaagcagcagcacagttgTTCCCTTTTGAGAAACTGTGA